From the Pyrenophora tritici-repentis strain M4 chromosome 5, whole genome shotgun sequence genome, the window tcaacgcgtgcttcttaatgaaagaggagtcccaggcaggcttgaaaagacggtagaagtcatccttcctcacagctaagagaccgtggctcgcctggaggtagtgctgcaagctgagtgagtacgcggctgccagaggtttgaacattaccacatcgagtggctgcagcgtaTGGGTACTATGGGGGGGTAGTACGAGTAACATAATATTGTGGGCGATCGCGTagtcaataaactccatagtaacgtgactcccatggccgtcaaggatgagtaagcgtgtgtgattgccggccttctccttcgtatggcgatcaaacacctgttcgagccatgccaggcctacctgatcattggtccaccctgagggacttgaggtaacgtagactggatcgtcaattgcgatatcatcaacccatctggcgtacatgttgcccgaagtagcttcgtatataatcgcgggcggtaacgtactcccatcagcacatatagcagcgataacagtgatccaatctctgttgccgtcctgtatcactttcttaaagcccccagtctcatatttctgcttactaaacactctcttactcctccccgtcactccaataaggaatcccttctcatccatattatatacatcctgcgcccgaatatggtgctgagccattttagtagatagtagatcaaagtacgactcgtacttgtatacagaatcagcccggtggcgattgcggtccaaaccagttgaccaacgtgatataatcgcgtcgggatgacggtgaaagaagcgcgtcacccagctttgggaggcagcccttccggctatagcactagcaaagttctggatcatagtcctcgtcggtggtaagccagcctcagtaagctcgtcaatgtgctctagaagctgtagctcctggtgtgggtgaaggagttgctgattacgtgatttggcttcatttgagccccggatctgttgatggcgtcgcgacaacgtagagcgatcaacaccaaagcggcgcgcaacctcagagtatgtaaatttatctccgggatcacgcgattcaatagcttcaatcgcagcgttgatacaactcatagttgtggagttatgggtggttgaagtggtaagggtggattggtgttgatgttgcggggtgtgcggcacgcgattatgggcatcacgcgcacagacacgttatGTCGATCACCCGCAATTAAGAGCGCGTCGTGTGGACGTGTCGACGCGCCTGAAGACTTTATGGAGGCAAACTTCCAACAACCAACAACAACGCCATGGAATCGTCACACCCAGAGGAGAGACCTGTGAAGAAGCGCCGGTTCTTTATTGTGGATTCCTCGCCTGAACCGGTCCCGTCGAAACGCTCAGATGTTCCCCCATCTTCCCCGCCACCGCAGCCTCAGCACCATGAAGCGATACCAGACCGGACCAATGGCCATAGCGAGGACGAGGATTTTGGAAGTTTCGATGTTGGCATGCTTCAGGCCGTTGTTGGAGAACTTTCCGTGCCGATACTGCAGAAACTGAAGGATGTTAGTGGAAGTGACGTTCAACGAGGTAGGCAGGCAATTAACAATTCAGCACACTACAGGCGCATAGTTGACCTTTTGCAGCAATAAACCTATATCTGGATGGATCATGGGATGCAATGCCTGCACCGATGCCTGCCCCCGTCTTTCAATCCCGCCCGCAAAAAGTCCAGATGACGATAGCGAAGACGCTTAAACGCACCGAATCCGAAGCGTCCAATGCCTCCACGCCAGGCTCCGACACCTCGGCGCCCCCAGTATTACGAGTTATGTCTTCAAAACGATACATTGGTTCATTTGGCGCTGCTGCTTGGGCTATCAGAAGTGGTTCAGGCTTGCTGAAGCATGACGAGAAGATCCACATAGAGCGTCAGAAGTCGCAGCCAAGGTTGAACAAAGCGAAAAAGGTTATTCAGTTAAGAAAAGTAGATACAATGGTGCGCTTCACAAATGCGCGAGGAGAAGAAGTGGGCAGGCTCGACAATGAGTCAGCAGTCTGGGTGTCGGTGTTGATGGACCAAAAGGTGTGCTCGTTCGAGGGCTCCGTCGTCTATACTCCAGACAAGTTACGGACTGGCGATACAATATATCTCCAACTGCGCGCCTATTTCTTGCGCGGCGCTTTTGATAAGCGGAAGTTTGCGAAGCCGGATAACAACCGCGAGATCAATCTTTTCGAAGAAAAGGAGTCGTCCGATGAGCGAGACTTGCGTTTGCGCCAGATCGCTCTTGTCAAGCTATTCGAAGCTATCAATCTCCAGCCAACACACGAGAACGAGACGACAGCGAAACACAAAAGGCAGGGCCTGCTACAGGCAGCAGAGAGtgaggagaagaaggctgaAAAGCCCAAGCCTAAGAGCGGGACACCAGCAACGTCTGGCGATACAACATCTTCGCCGCCTGCTGAAGAGGCcgaagaaggagaagagcTTGAGCAGGATCAACTTGACTCACTGTACAAGAAGGCACAGTCGTTCGACTTCGACACCCCTACTATGGAACCTGCCGACAGTTTCCGGATGGACTTGCGGAAATACCAGAAACAGGCTCTGTTCTGGATGGTCAACAAGGAGAAGGACCAGTCAATTGAGGACAAGGAGACTTCGATGCATCCCCTATGGGAAGAGTACAGATGGCCAACCCAAGATGCGGAGAACCAACCACTACCGGCTATTGAGAACCAGGCTATGTTCTACGTCAATCCATACTCAGGCGAACTCTCGTTGGACTTTCCCGTACAAGAACAGAACTGCTTGGGTGGCATACTTGCTGATGAGATGGGTCTCGGCAAGACTATTGAGATGATGAGTTTGATCCACACCCATAGGAATGAAGTGAGCAGTGAAGCTTCGAAGACCTCTAAGACTCTCCCACGACTACAAAAGAGCAGTGCTGCTGTGGAGCTTGCACCGTACACTACACTTGTAATCGCACCCATGTCGCTACTGGCGCAATGGCACAGTGAAGCAGAAAAGGCATCCAAGGACGGCACACTGAAAGCAATGGTATACTATGGCTCAGAGAAGGCTGTCAACTTGCAAAAGCTATGCTGCGCATCCAATGCAGCAAATGCACCAAACGTCATCATCACGAGTTACGGTACAGTACTATCAGAGTACAACCAGGTCGTGGCGCAGGAAGGAAATCAAGGCTCGCATGGTGGCATCTTCTCACTCGATTACTTCCGCATCATCCTTGATGAAGCACATTACATCAAGAACAGGCAATCGAAGACAGCAAAGGCGTGTTATGAGCTCAGTGCGAGGCATCGATGGGTGCTGACCGGCACACCAATTGTCAACCGCTTGGAGGACTTGTTCAGTCTAGTTCGGTTCCTCAAGGTCGAGCCGTGGGCCAACTTTTCTTTCTGGAAAACATTCATCACAGTGCCTTTCGAATCAGGCGAGTATGTGCGCGCACTCAATGTAGTACAGACCGTACTGGAGCCGTTGGTGCTACGACGAACCAAGGATATGAAGACGCCCGACGGAGAAGCCCTAGTGCCACTGCCATTGCGAACCATCGAGGTTGAGAAGATTGTGCTATCGAAAGATGAGCAAGATATTTATGATCATATCTATCTACGAGTTAGAGATACGTTCAGTGCTAACGCCGAAGCTGGAACGCTGTTGAAGTCGTACACCACCCTCTTCGCTCAGATTCTACGATTGCGACAATCATGCTGCCATCCCGTCCTTACCAAGAAAGCCAACATCGCAGCCGATGCGGAAGACGCAGCACTAGCATCTGACCTTGCAAATGGGCTTGCAGATGACATGGACCTCTCTGCTCTTATCGAACGCTTTACGGCCGAGGGCGACCAGGACGTCAACAAGTTTGGAGCTCACGTATTGAAGCAGATCCAGGACGAAGCAAAAGCTGAATGTCCAATCTGCTCAGAAGAGCCCATGATTGATCAGGCAGTGACTGGATGTTGGCATTCAGCTTGCAAAGAATGCCTACTAAACTACATCGCCCATCAACGCGACAAAGGCGAGCTACCACGCTGTTTTAATTGTCGCGAGCCTATAAACGCACGCGACATATTTGAAGTCGTCCGTCACGACCATATCGTAGAGGACGACACAAACCACGCCTTCCGCGCCACAGATGCAGCATCACCCCCATCAGCCACACAAACCCCTCGCATCAGCCTCCGCCGCATTGGCATCGCCGGCTCCGCCAAAACCCAAGCCCTGCTCGGCCATCTCAAAAAGACACGAAAGGAAGAGCCCAACGCAAAAACAGTAGTCTTCTCCCAATTCACCTCGTTCCTCGACCTCATCGAACCCGCGCTGACCCGCGACCACATCCCCTTTTTGCGCTTCGACGGTTCCATCTCGCAGAAAGTGCGTGCGCAGATTCTAACCGAGTTTACTACTTCTCCCAGACCATATGTCCTGTTGCTCAGTC encodes:
- a CDS encoding HepA, Superfamily II DNA/RNA helicase, SNF2 family, whose product is MESSHPEERPVKKRRFFIVDSSPEPVPSKRSDVPPSSPPPQPQHHEAIPDRTNGHSEDEDFGSFDVGMLQAVVGELSVPILQKLKDVSGSDVQRAINLYLDGSWDAMPAPMPAPVFQSRPQKVQMTIAKTLKRTESEASNASTPGSDTSAPPVLRVMSSKRYIGSFGAAAWAIRSGSGLLKHDEKIHIERQKSQPRLNKAKKVIQLRKVDTMVRFTNARGEEVGRLDNESAVWVSVLMDQKVCSFEGSVVYTPDKLRTGDTIYLQLRAYFLRGAFDKRKFAKPDNNREINLFEEKESSDERDLRLRQIALVKLFEAINLQPTHENETTAKHKRQGLLQAAESEEKKAEKPKPKSGTPATSGDTTSSPPAEEAEEGEELEQDQLDSLYKKAQSFDFDTPTMEPADSFRMDLRKYQKQALFWMVNKEKDQSIEDKETSMHPLWEEYRWPTQDAENQPLPAIENQAMFYVNPYSGELSLDFPVQEQNCLGGILADEMGLGKTIEMMSLIHTHRNEVSSEASKTSKTLPRLQKSSAAVELAPYTTLVIAPMSLLAQWHSEAEKASKDGTLKAMVYYGSEKAVNLQKLCCASNAANAPNVIITSYGTVLSEYNQVVAQEGNQGSHGGIFSLDYFRIILDEAHYIKNRQSKTAKACYELSARHRWVLTGTPIVNRLEDLFSLVRFLKVEPWANFSFWKTFITVPFESGEYVRALNVVQTVLEPLVLRRTKDMKTPDGEALVPLPLRTIEVEKIVLSKDEQDIYDHIYLRVRDTFSANAEAGTLLKSYTTLFAQILRLRQSCCHPVLTKKANIAADAEDAALASDLANGLADDMDLSALIERFTAEGDQDVNKFGAHVLKQIQDEAKAECPICSEEPMIDQAVTGCWHSACKECLLNYIAHQRDKGELPRCFNCREPINARDIFEVVRHDHIVEDDTNHAFRATDAASPPSATQTPRISLRRIGIAGSAKTQALLGHLKKTRKEEPNAKTVVFSQFTSFLDLIEPALTRDHIPFLRFDGSISQKVRAQILTEFTTSPRPYVLLLSLRAGGVGLNLTCANKVFMMDPWWSFAVEAQAIDRVHRMGQEREVKVVRFCVQGSIEEKMLRIQERKKFIASSLGMMSDEEKRVQRIEDIKELLS
- a CDS encoding Trichoplein multi-domain protein, with protein sequence MSCINAAIEAIESRDPGDKFTYSEVARRFGVDRSTLSRRHQQIRGSNEAKSRNQQLLHPHQELQLLEHIDELTEAGLPPTRTMIQNFASAIAGRAASQSWVTRFFHRHPDAIISRWSTGLDRNRHRADSVYKYESYFDLLSTKMAQHHIRAQDVYNMDEKGFLIGVTGRSKRVFSKQKYETGGFKKVIQDGNRDWITVIAAICADGSTLPPAIIYEATSGNMYARWVDDIAIDDPVYVTSSPSGWTNDQVGLAWLEQVFDRHTKEKAGNHTRLLILDGHGSHVTMEFIDYAIAHNIMLLVLPPHSTHTLQPLDVVMFKPLAAAYSLSLQHYLQASHGLLAVRKDDFYRLFKPAWDSSFIKKHALKAFKATGIAPIDPEVVLKKFRKSTLTAPPPLVNVSRATITNLINQAYDPSSIAANNLSEILLRLQAAKEIAEYEKDALRAALHVHQKPRNRHEPPLDLQQRKAFHSGAVWWSPCKLREARFRQLVKEKEKEKELLDKIELKEAKENNRIYQLKIKEAARAAREEAKKVRDEAKAVKAAELDAKRRDRDAAKAIQQPQSGKRKASKPAAKQQPKKRRVGGAGGGTLAEVAAPAPPPTTTRRGRAVNTPAKYR